The following coding sequences lie in one Musa acuminata AAA Group cultivar baxijiao chromosome BXJ3-1, Cavendish_Baxijiao_AAA, whole genome shotgun sequence genomic window:
- the LOC135629424 gene encoding pentatricopeptide repeat-containing protein At4g26680, mitochondrial-like — protein MRYLACRRFSSSSSAASALPIPHRSLADPRGSDHDFVAVAHSHLLRADWPALVSLAPSLTPFRTAHLLLRLRCDPILSLEFYRWTLLHGTPASHSLDTHAIVLHILTKSRRFKAAESIFRQSLIPRTQNSTSELFDAVLRTYRLCDSTPAVFDAMFKAYAHERKLRKATETFRLMRDYGFLPKIKSCNAFLSSLLYLGRADVALAFYREMHRCRISPNVYTLNMAIRALCNSGKLEKALDLFDKMEGMGFTPTVASFNTLIDAQCKNGVTGHAVKLKNTMAGKGLEPNVITYNTLIHGFCKESKLHEANRVFQEMKAAEVRPNTVTYNTLINGYSQMNNSEMGSRLYEEMVKDGIEVDIVTYNALILGLCNEGKTKKAAHVVKVLDQKNFVPNASTFAALITGQCKRQNSERALDIYKAMKRSGCTPNNDTFRLLIYTFCKNKDYEGAVELLKEMLGRYMAPDETLLTEVFEGIYSSGKTHLVTELHLDVVGTRLIPEVYFKNEHTTKLLDISDTEAQKMCMG, from the coding sequence ATGAGATATCTCGCTTGTCGCCgcttctcgtcctcctcctccgccgcctccgctCTCCCCATCCCTCACCGCTCCCTCGCCGACCCCCGCGGCTCCGACCATGACTTCGTCGCCGTTGCCCACAGCCACCTTCTACGCGCCGATTGGCCCGCCCTCGTCTCCCTCGCCCCCTCCCTCACGCCCTTCCGCACCGcgcacctcctcctccgccttcgcTGCGACCCTATCCTCTCCCTCGAGTTCTACCGCTGGACCCTCCTCCACGGCACCCCCGCCTCCCACTCCCTCGACACCCACGCCATCGTCCTCCACATCCTCACCAAATCCCGCCGTTTCAAGGCCGCCGAGTCCATCTTCCGCCAGTCGTTGATCCCCCGAACCCAGAACTCCACCTCGGAGCTCTTCGACGCGGTGCTTCGCACGTATCGCCTCTGCGACTCGACGCCCGCCGTGTTCGACGCCATGTTCAAGGCCTATGCCCACGAGCGCAAGCTCAGGAAGGCCACCGAGACCTTCCGGCTGATGCGGGACTACGGGTTCCTCCCCAAGATCAAATCTTGCAACGCCTTCTTGAGCTCGCTGCTCTATCTGGGGCGGGCTGACGTCGCGCTGGCCTTCTACCGGGAGATGCATCGGTGTCGGATCTCGCCGAACGTCTACACCCTAAACATGGCCATACGCGCGCTCTGTAACTCGGGGAAGCTGGAGAAGGCTCTCGACCTGTTCGATAAAATGGAAGGGATGGGATTCACTCCTACCGTTGCTTCCTTCAATACCTTGATCGATGCTCAATGCAAAAATGGAGTCACGGGGCATGCTGTGAAGCTCAAGAACACAATGGCCGGTAAAGGTTTGGAGCCGAACGTGATCACCTACAATACTCTCATCCATGGGTTCTGTAAGGAAAGCAAGTTGCATGAGGCTAACAGGGTTTTCCAGGAGATGAAAGCCGCCGAGGTGAGGCCGAACACGGTGACCTACAACACTTTGATAAATGGTTATAGTCAGATGAACAACAGCGAGATGGGCTCGAGGCTCTATGAGGAGATGGTAAAAGATGGTATTGAGGTCGACATTGTAACGTACAATGCTCTTATATTGGGGCTTTGCAATGAAGGGAAGACAAAGAAGGCCGCCCATGTAGTGAAGGTGCTCGATCAAAAGAATTTTGTCCCAAATGCGTCGACTTTTGCTGCTCTCATTACTGGACAATGCAAGAGGCAAAACTCTGAGCGGGCACTTGATATTTACAAGGCCATGAAGAGAAGCGGGTGTACTCCAAACAATGATACATTTAGGCTGTTGATATATACCTTCTGCAAGAACAAGGACTATGAAGGCGCGGTTGAGTTGTTGAAGGAAATGTTGGGGAGATATATGGCACCTGATGAGACTCTGCTTACTGAGGTTTTCGAGGGGATTTATAGCTCTGGAAAGACCCACCTGGTTACTGAATTGCACTTAGATGTTGTTGGGACAAGACTTATTCCTGAAGTTTATTTCAAAAATGAACACACAACTAAGTTGCTGGATATATCAGATACTGAAGCACAGAAGATGTGTATGGGATAA
- the LOC135629318 gene encoding OBERON-like protein codes for MGTPSVTNHHHQSPLSMLPPRQHPRSSGLQTSLSLASSDPAASPDTQEPGSNSDQGQDSPTESASSRETWPIETNHPDVVGGHKIEKEKEGENEVAKLQVIRRVSNANRLSLHEIARDRVDVVAEKIKVMPDELLDELKGELRQILEGTGGSHQIEEFLYLQKLVQGRVDLTAKSLAGAHRVQLEILVAINSGIQAFLHPSVSIPQSRLIEVFLYKRCRNIACQSALPADECSCEICSSRNGFCNLCMCVICNKFDFEVNTCRWIGCDTCTHWTHTDCAMRVGQIGTGQSVKSGVGHTEMLFRCQACHRTSELLGWVKDVFQQCAPGWDREILMRELDFVSKIFQLSQDPKGRKLYRKCGELIEKLKSGTAESVACRMLLLFFQELELDSPKNSENEEVGRLISPQEACNKIAEVVQEAVRKMEMVAEEKMRMFKRARLALDACDRELEDKAREVQELKMERQRKKQQVEELESIIRLKQAEAEMFQLKANEAKQEADRLQSIAQAKSEKAEQDYASLYLKRRLEEAEAEKQYLYEKIKLQESQHAPQGNSSGGSGDHAQTLMLNKIQDLLKNVRSMPPKTEGQ; via the exons ATGGGTACCCCTTCTGTCACAAATCACCACCACCAATCACCACTCTCTATGCTACCACCACGCCAGCATCCGAGGTCGTCAGGCCTGCAGACATCCCTATCCCTGGCTTCATCAGACCCTGCAGCATCACCCGACACCCAAGAGCCAGGATCTAATTCTGACCAAGGGCAAGACTCGCCCACGGAGAGCGCCAGCTCTCGTGAAACCTGGCCCATTGAGACAAACCACCCTGATGTGGTTGGAGGACATAAAATAGAGAAGGAAAAGGAAGGAGAGAATGAAGTTGCTAAACTGCAGGTCATTCGGAGGGTTTCCAACGCAAATAGGTTATCGCTCCATGAAATTGCTCGAGACAGGGTTGATGTTGTTGCTGAGAAAATCAAGGTCATGCCAGATGAGCTTCTAGATGAGCTTAAGGGTGAGCTTCGGCAGATACTTGAGGGTACAGGTGGTTCTCATCAAATAGAGGAGTTTCTGTATCTTCAGAAGCTTGTGCAGGGGAGAGTTGACCTGACCGCCAAATCCCTTGCTGGTGCTCATCGTGTGCAACTGGAAATTCTTGTTGCAATCAATTCAGGCATTCAGGCCTTCTTGCATCCAAGCGTCAGCATTCCACAGAGTCGCCTCATCGAGGTTTTCTTGTACAAGAGGTGCAGAAACATTGCTTGTCAAAGTGCTCTCCCTGCAGATGAATGCAGCTGTGAGATATGTTCCAGTAGGAATGGTTTCTGCAATCTCTGTATGTGTGTGATCTGCAACAAGTTTGATTTTGAGGTGAATACATGCCGCTGGATTGGATGTGATACATGCACACACTGGACTCACACAGATTGTGCCATGCGGGTTGGCCAAATTGGGACAGGTCAGTCTGTTAAGAGCGGAGTTGGCCATACAGAGATGCTTTTCAGGTGCCAAGCATGCCACAGAACATCCGAGTTGTTAGGTTGGGTTAAAGATGTCTTCCAGCAGTGCGCTCCTGGATGGGACCGAGAGATCCTGATGCGAGAACTTGACTTTGTCAGTAAGATTTTTCAATTGAGTCAGGACCCTAAAGGAAGAAAATTATACCGCAAGTGTGGTGAACTAATAGAAAAGTTGAAAAGTGGCACAGCCGAATCCGTGGCCTGCAGAATGCTCCTTCTCTTTTTCCAAG AACTTGAATTAGATTCACCAAAGAATTCTGAGAACGAAGAAGTTGGGCGTCTGATTTCTCCACAAGAGGCTTGCAATAAAATTGCTGAGGTGGTCCAAGAAGCTGTGAGGAAGATGGAGATGGTTGCAGAGGAGAAAATGCGGATGTTTAAGCGAGCTCGTTTGGCTCTAGATGCCTGTGATCGTGAGCTTGAGGACAAGGCTAGAGAAGTTCAAGAGCTAAAAATGGAGAGGCAGAGAAAGAAACAACAGGTGGAGGAACTAGAGAGCATCATTAGACTTAAGCAGGCAGAGGCTGAAATGTTCCAATTGAAGGCCAATGAGGCCAAGCAGGAGGCTGACAGACTGCAGAGCATTGCACAGGCCAAATCAGAGAAGGCTGAGCAGGACTATGCTAGTTTGTATCTGAAGCGTCGTCTTGAAGAAGCAGAAGCCGAGAAGCAGTATTTATATGAGAAGATAAAGCTTCAGGAGAGCCAGCATGCTCCGCAGGGTAACAGCAGTGGTGGCAGCGGCGACCATGCACAGACTCTAATGCTGAACAAAATCCAGGACTTGTTGAAGAATGTGCGAAGCATGCCACCAAAGACCGAGGGGCAATAA
- the LOC135628330 gene encoding uncharacterized protein LOC135628330: MESPFFYSVDPLCAAGRRSQHIESPFFYSADPWSAAGGPRSRHTESPFFYSADPWSAAGGPRSRHTESPFFYSADPWSAAGGPRSRHIESPFFYSADPWSAAGRPRSRHIESPFFYSADPWSAAGRRHHPHCPAPVFTANPGVVYIPNHFDGSDEVPAVTKPARAPPSEAVRSSAAVAIQRFFRGHMVRKNVRVVSRIATEVEEIERRVCSEMERLRVDPKERLLVGEMLMALLFRLDSVRGVREYRKKTIRRVIALQEALDSISAQTLESSNPIDSEPPISAEMQPDNREEVEGTPREDDSDGANTEEASAQECQDPDSNAAHESASQASQDPEPEAKDEGFVLVTVEEATGTPLSKANSGAKCVDGDVVTDKAALSDSMEQEKREPTTAPAEEAPEISTAGWHMTEDSVQAMVEPRKDSKDASGMGEAAKKVMAESERLQGLVAALFERSAHQCRLMAGLVERVEQLEGAVHRMDKKKANKMRANCHPPSPVDKKGNQTRQ; the protein is encoded by the coding sequence ATGGAGAGCCCCTTCTTCTACTCGGTCGACCCATTGTGCGCCGCGGGCCGCCGGTCCCAGCACATCGAGAGCCCCTTCTTCTACTCCGCTGACCCATGGAGCGCCGCCGGCGGCCCGCGGTCCCGGCACACCGAGAGCCCCTTCTTCTACTCCGCTGACCCATGGAGCGCCGCCGGCGGCCCGCGGTCCCGGCACACCGAGAGCCCCTTCTTCTACTCCGCCGACCCATGGAGCGCCGCCGGCGGCCCGCGGTCCCGGCACATCGAGAGCCCCTTCTTCTACTCCGCCGACCCATGGAGCGCCGCCGGCCGCCCGCGGTCCCGGCACATCGAGAGCCCCTTCTTCTACTCCGCCGACCCATGGAGCGCCGCCGGCCGCCGCCACCACCCACACTGCCCCGCGCCCGTGTTCACTGCGAATCCTGGCGTCGTCTACATCCCCAACCACTTCGATGGGTCGGACGAGGTTCCCGCCGTCACGAAGCCCGCGAGGGCGCCGCCGTCTGAGGCGGTTCGGTCGTCTGCGGCTGTTGCCATTCAGAGGTTCTTTAGAGGCCACATGGTGCGGAAGAACGTGAGAGTCGTCTCCCGGATCGCGACGGAGGTGGAAGAGATCGAGCGGAGGGTTTGCTCGGAGATGGAGCGGCTGAGGGTGGATCCCAAGGAGCGGCTGCTGGTGGGCGAGATGCTGATGGCGCTGCTCTTCCGTCTGGACTCTGTCCGCGGGGTAAGGGAGTACCGGAAGAAGACGATCCGGAGGGTGATCGCGCTCCAGGAGGCCCTGGATTCGATCTCGGCCCAAACCCTTGAATCGTCGAATCCCATTGATTCTGAACCACCGATTTCGGCGGAGATGCAGCCAGATAACCGTGAAGAGGTGGAGGGGACGCCTCGGGAGGACGATTCCGATGGCGCCAACACCGAAGAAGCCTCGGCTCAAGAATGTCAAGATCCGGACTCCAATGCCGCCCATGAATCTGCCTCTCAAGCTAGCCAAGATCCAGAACCGGAAGCAAAGGATGAAGGCTTCGTGTTGGTAACAGTGGAGGAAGCTACCGGCACTCCTCTGTCGAAGGCCAACTCGGGAGCAAAATGCGTAGACGGCGATGTCGTTACGGACAAAGCAGCACTTTCTGATTCAATGGAGCAAGAGAAGAGGGAACCAACGACGGCCCCGGCAGAGGAAGCACCCGAGATATCGACTGCAGGATGGCACATGACCGAGGATTCGGTGCAGGCAATGGTGGAACCAAGAAAGGATTCGAAGGACGCCTCGGGGATGGGGGAGGCGGCGAAGAAGGTGATGGCGGAGAGCGAGAGGCTGCAAGGGTTGGTGGCGGCGTTGTTTGAGCGGAGTGCGCATCAGTGCAGGCTGATGGCAGGGCTGGTGGAGAGGGTGGAACAATTGGAGGGTGCGGTGCACAGAATGGATAAGAAGAAGGCGAATAAGATGCGTGCAAACTGCCATCCTCCTTCGCCGGTCGACAAGAAAGGTAACCAAACGAGGCAATGA
- the LOC103987494 gene encoding uncharacterized protein LOC103987494: protein MSKGRSPEPLDFFIWTIEDVGLWLEEINLGSYCQVFKDTGVNGEYLESLSMFTTEQILRFIRRCHMKWGDFITLCKELRRIKVACLRGEQEVRKPWWVPQCLSAVFVKVAKRKRRSRVVSLKVEP from the exons ATGAGTAAGGGCCGGAGTCCGGAGCCCTTAGATTTCTTCATCTGGACCATCGAG GATGTTGGATTATGGCTTGAAGAGATAAATCTTGGTAGCTACTGCCAGGTTTTCAAAGACACTGGGGTAAACGGGGAGTACTTAGAAAGTTTATCCATGTTTACAACAGAGCAAATTCTGCGGTTTATCAGGCGCTGCCACATGAAGTGGGGTGACTTTATTACTCTATGCAAAGAGTTAAGGCGCATAAAAG TTGCATGCCTGAGAGGGGAACAAGAAGTTCGCAAGCCATGGTGGGTGCCGCAATGCCTGTCGGCAGTGTTTGTAAAGGTGGCAAAGCGCAAAAGACGATCACGGGTTGTCTCCCTGAAGGTAGAGCCTTGA